In the genome of Aureimonas sp. OT7, one region contains:
- a CDS encoding penicillin-binding protein 2 has translation MPQNRMESGKSRVRVNLVLGIFLAAHVAIVARLVDFAYSEPAVPNYGIAAPSTARPDILDRNGNILARDLATFSVYAEPRRIVDADEAVEKLLTAMPDLNARSLYQRLSGKSGFTWIKRSISPAKQQEILNLGIPGIGFREEVKRLYPNGPAAAQVLGAVNVDNVGIAGIEKWIDTSGLGVLRTTGMRYERADLDPVQLSIDLYVQHAFTDQLAKEIEKYEAVGGAGLLMDVTNGEVLSLVSLPDFDPNDPTQALKKENINRINVGVYEMGSTFKALTTAMAIDSGQFNLRSVIDASKPLSFGRFAIRDYRGEYRPLNLPEAFLVSSNIAFGKMALAVGVEKHKAFLAKMGETTRLTTELPESAAPIVPKRWTEVNTATIAFGHGLAVTPLQAATGVAGLVNGGHLIRPTFIKDTPVADRMIADNVVAPETSETLRYLMRLNAVMGSAKRANVPGYFIGGKTGTAEKVVNGRYDKSRVMTSFMGVLPANNPKYLMLVILDEPKGSKETYGFRTSGWNAVPAGGRIFERILPLLHLAPVYDNPPDPFPVATRQNAYGYQNVLPQSAAR, from the coding sequence ATGCCCCAGAACAGGATGGAATCCGGCAAGAGCCGTGTCCGCGTCAACCTCGTGCTCGGCATCTTCCTCGCCGCGCATGTCGCCATCGTCGCGCGGCTCGTGGATTTCGCCTACAGCGAGCCAGCGGTGCCCAATTACGGCATCGCCGCCCCCTCCACGGCACGGCCGGACATCCTCGACCGCAACGGCAACATCCTGGCGCGCGACCTTGCCACCTTCTCCGTCTACGCCGAGCCGCGCCGCATCGTGGACGCCGACGAGGCGGTGGAAAAGCTTCTGACGGCGATGCCGGACCTGAATGCCAGGTCGCTTTATCAGCGGCTCAGCGGCAAATCCGGCTTCACCTGGATCAAGCGGTCGATCAGCCCCGCCAAGCAACAGGAAATCCTGAACCTCGGCATTCCGGGCATCGGCTTCCGCGAGGAGGTCAAGCGCCTCTATCCGAACGGGCCGGCGGCGGCGCAGGTGCTCGGGGCGGTCAACGTGGACAATGTCGGCATCGCCGGCATCGAGAAATGGATCGACACGTCCGGCCTCGGCGTGTTGCGCACCACCGGCATGCGCTATGAGCGCGCCGACCTCGACCCGGTCCAGCTATCCATCGATCTGTATGTCCAGCACGCCTTTACCGACCAGTTGGCGAAGGAGATCGAGAAATACGAGGCCGTCGGCGGGGCCGGGCTGCTGATGGACGTCACCAATGGCGAGGTCCTGTCGCTGGTGTCCCTGCCCGACTTCGATCCCAACGATCCGACACAGGCCTTGAAGAAGGAAAATATCAACCGCATCAATGTCGGCGTCTACGAGATGGGCTCCACCTTCAAGGCCCTCACCACCGCGATGGCGATCGATAGCGGGCAGTTCAACCTCCGCTCGGTCATCGACGCATCCAAGCCGCTGAGCTTCGGGCGCTTCGCCATCCGCGACTATCGCGGCGAGTACCGGCCGCTGAACCTTCCGGAAGCGTTCCTGGTGTCGTCCAACATCGCCTTCGGCAAGATGGCGCTGGCGGTCGGCGTGGAGAAGCACAAGGCCTTCCTGGCCAAGATGGGCGAGACGACCCGGCTGACCACGGAGCTGCCGGAAAGCGCGGCCCCCATCGTGCCGAAGCGGTGGACCGAAGTGAACACCGCCACCATCGCCTTCGGCCATGGCCTTGCCGTTACGCCCCTGCAGGCGGCGACGGGCGTGGCCGGGCTCGTCAATGGCGGTCACCTGATCCGCCCCACATTCATCAAGGATACGCCCGTCGCCGACCGCATGATCGCCGACAATGTCGTGGCCCCGGAAACGAGCGAGACCTTGCGCTACCTGATGCGGCTGAACGCCGTGATGGGCTCCGCCAAGCGCGCGAACGTGCCCGGCTATTTCATCGGCGGCAAGACGGGCACGGCCGAAAAGGTCGTCAACGGACGCTATGACAAGTCGCGCGTGATGACCTCCTTCATGGGTGTACTGCCGGCCAACAATCCGAAATACCTGATGCTCGTGATCCTGGACGAGCCGAAGGGATCGAAGGAGACCTACGGCTTCCGCACCTCGGGCTGGAATGCCGTGCCGGCC
- the galE gene encoding UDP-glucose 4-epimerase GalE translates to MTILVTGGAGYIGSHMVYELLDRGETVVVLDRLSTGFDWAVAPGAELVVGDIGDQPMVERLIAERNVDSIIHFAGSVVVPDSVADPLEYYLNNTVRSRSLIAAAVAGGVDNFIFSSTAAVYGSPEAVPVTEAAPTTPESPYGASKLMTERMLEDVGAAHAMRYAILRYFNVAGADPDGRTGQSTRGATHLIKVACETALGKRDGMKVYGTDYPTRDGTCVRDYIHVTDLVGAHAGALDYLRSGGASTVANCGYGRGYSVLEVLDTVREVVGHDFPVETAGRRPGDASAIVADGSRARALFDWTPRHDDLPGIVRSALRWEEKLARRNTP, encoded by the coding sequence ATGACGATTCTGGTAACCGGCGGCGCAGGCTATATCGGCAGCCACATGGTCTATGAACTCCTCGACCGGGGAGAGACGGTGGTCGTGCTGGACCGGCTGTCCACCGGCTTCGACTGGGCCGTCGCGCCCGGCGCGGAACTGGTCGTGGGCGATATCGGCGACCAGCCCATGGTCGAGCGCCTCATCGCCGAACGCAATGTCGATTCGATCATCCATTTCGCCGGCTCCGTCGTGGTGCCGGACTCGGTCGCCGACCCGCTGGAATATTACCTCAACAACACCGTGCGCAGCCGCAGCCTCATCGCCGCGGCGGTGGCCGGCGGCGTCGACAATTTCATCTTCTCGTCCACGGCCGCCGTCTACGGATCGCCCGAGGCCGTACCGGTGACGGAGGCCGCGCCGACGACACCCGAATCGCCTTATGGCGCCTCCAAGCTGATGACCGAGCGCATGTTGGAGGACGTCGGCGCAGCCCACGCGATGCGCTATGCCATCCTGCGCTATTTCAACGTGGCGGGGGCCGATCCGGATGGCCGTACCGGCCAGTCGACGCGCGGCGCCACGCACCTCATCAAGGTTGCCTGCGAGACGGCGCTCGGCAAGCGCGACGGCATGAAGGTCTATGGCACGGACTACCCCACGCGGGACGGCACCTGCGTCCGCGACTATATCCATGTCACCGACCTCGTCGGGGCGCATGCCGGCGCGCTGGACTATCTGCGCAGTGGCGGCGCCAGCACCGTGGCCAATTGCGGCTACGGACGCGGCTATTCGGTGCTGGAGGTGCTCGACACCGTTCGGGAGGTGGTGGGGCACGATTTTCCGGTGGAGACGGCCGGGCGGCGGCCGGGCGATGCCTCCGCCATCGTGGCGGACGGCAGCCGGGCCCGCGCGCTGTTCGACTGGACACCCCGTCACGACGACCTGCCCGGCATCGTGCGCAGCGCGCTGCGCTGGGAAGAAAAGCTGGCGCGCCGCAACACCCCGTAG
- a CDS encoding tRNA (cytidine(34)-2'-O)-methyltransferase translates to MTVSIALYQPDIAGNAGTILRLGACMGVPVEIIEPAGFDLSDRNLRRAGMDYLELATLRRHVEYPAFDRARREAGRRIVLLTTRAERAYTDFSYDARDILLFGRESAGVPAHVHDAADVRLTIPMVAGARSLNLAVSAAMVLGEALRQTRG, encoded by the coding sequence ATGACAGTTTCCATCGCTCTCTACCAGCCGGACATCGCAGGCAATGCCGGCACCATCCTGCGGCTGGGCGCCTGCATGGGCGTGCCCGTCGAAATCATCGAGCCCGCGGGTTTCGACCTGTCCGACCGCAATCTGCGGCGCGCCGGCATGGATTACCTGGAATTGGCGACGCTGCGCCGCCATGTCGAGTACCCGGCCTTCGACAGGGCCCGGCGCGAGGCGGGGCGGCGCATCGTCCTTCTGACCACCAGGGCAGAGCGCGCTTACACCGACTTTTCCTACGACGCGCGGGATATTCTGCTGTTCGGCCGTGAAAGCGCCGGGGTTCCCGCCCATGTGCACGACGCGGCCGATGTCCGCCTGACCATTCCGATGGTTGCGGGCGCGCGCTCCTTGAACCTTGCCGTCAGCGCGGCCATGGTGCTGGGAGAGGCGTTGCGGCAGACGCGCGGCTGA
- a CDS encoding ABC transporter ATP-binding protein — MYRKFERLVNPFPDSGGRRPPASLMAFVWYYVRPLWPLFLAVAALTAAVAVLEVMLFSFVGSIVDWLTSTPRETFLAEQGWTLAGMAAVILVLLPALVLLECLFTFQGIFANFPMRFRWTVHNWLLDQSLGFFHDEFAGRVATKLMQTALAVRETVMKSIEVLLYVTVYFTGVVVLIAAADWRLTLPFIGWLVLYVAMLRYFIPRLMVVAENQADARALMTGRIVDAYSNIGTVKLFAHTRREADHARDSMRGFLGTVYGQARLITAFYVCLYLLNSLLLFSVAAVGIGLWLGELLTVGAIAVATGLVLRLNGMSQWIMWEVSSLFENIGTIRDGISTFTLPVALEDRRDATELRVTAGEVVFDKVSFSYAAALPHRPAGPVVEDFSLTIRPGEKIGLVGRSGAGKSTLLNLLLRFYDVSSGRISIDGQDIAGVTQASLRRQIGMVTQDTSLLHRTIRDNVLYGRPDADEEDLLRAIRRAEAEGFIASLSDREGRNGLDAEVGERGVKLSGGQRQRIAIARVMLKDAPILLLDEATSALDSEVEAAIAENLYRLMEGKTVIAIAHRLSTIAALDRLVVMDKGRIVEQGTHAQLLAADGIYAQLWHRQVGGFLECTDAPQPEDNAAYMQP, encoded by the coding sequence ATGTACCGGAAGTTCGAACGGCTGGTGAATCCCTTCCCGGATAGCGGCGGCCGCCGGCCGCCGGCATCCCTCATGGCCTTCGTCTGGTATTATGTGCGGCCTCTCTGGCCGCTTTTCCTTGCCGTCGCGGCGCTGACCGCCGCGGTGGCGGTGCTGGAAGTGATGTTGTTCTCGTTCGTTGGCTCGATCGTCGACTGGCTCACCTCCACCCCGCGTGAGACCTTCCTGGCGGAACAGGGCTGGACGCTGGCCGGCATGGCCGCCGTCATCCTGGTGCTGCTGCCGGCACTGGTGCTGCTGGAGTGCCTGTTCACCTTCCAGGGCATCTTCGCCAATTTCCCGATGCGCTTCCGCTGGACGGTGCACAACTGGCTGCTCGACCAGTCCCTCGGCTTCTTCCACGACGAATTCGCGGGCCGCGTCGCCACCAAGCTCATGCAGACGGCGCTGGCGGTGCGCGAAACCGTGATGAAGAGCATCGAGGTGCTGCTGTATGTCACGGTGTACTTCACCGGCGTCGTGGTGCTGATCGCCGCCGCGGACTGGCGCCTGACCCTTCCCTTCATCGGCTGGCTGGTCCTGTATGTCGCGATGCTGCGCTATTTCATCCCGCGGCTGATGGTCGTTGCCGAAAACCAGGCCGACGCTCGCGCGCTGATGACCGGGCGTATCGTCGACGCCTATTCCAACATCGGTACCGTCAAGCTGTTCGCCCATACGCGGCGCGAGGCCGACCATGCACGCGACTCGATGCGCGGCTTTCTCGGCACCGTCTACGGGCAGGCACGGCTGATCACGGCCTTCTATGTCTGCCTCTACCTTCTCAACTCGCTGCTGCTCTTCTCGGTCGCCGCGGTGGGAATCGGCCTGTGGCTCGGCGAGCTTCTGACGGTCGGCGCCATCGCCGTCGCCACCGGGCTGGTGCTGCGGCTCAACGGCATGTCCCAATGGATCATGTGGGAGGTGTCCAGCCTGTTCGAGAACATCGGGACCATTCGCGACGGCATATCCACATTCACCCTGCCGGTCGCGCTGGAAGACAGGCGCGATGCAACCGAACTGCGCGTGACGGCGGGGGAGGTCGTGTTCGACAAGGTCTCCTTCTCCTATGCGGCGGCCCTGCCGCACCGGCCGGCCGGCCCGGTGGTGGAGGACTTCTCGCTCACCATCCGTCCCGGCGAGAAGATCGGGCTGGTCGGGCGCTCCGGCGCCGGCAAGTCCACGCTGCTCAACCTTCTCCTGCGCTTCTACGATGTATCCTCCGGCCGAATCAGCATCGACGGGCAGGACATCGCCGGCGTCACCCAGGCATCGCTGCGGCGTCAGATCGGCATGGTCACGCAGGATACCTCGCTGCTCCATCGTACGATCCGCGACAATGTCCTGTACGGCCGCCCGGACGCCGACGAGGAAGATCTGCTGCGCGCCATCCGGCGCGCCGAGGCCGAGGGCTTCATTGCAAGCCTTTCGGACAGGGAGGGCCGCAACGGCCTCGATGCCGAGGTGGGAGAGCGGGGCGTCAAGCTGTCGGGCGGGCAGCGGCAGCGGATCGCGATCGCCCGCGTCATGCTGAAGGATGCGCCCATCCTGCTTCTCGACGAGGCGACCTCGGCGCTCGACTCGGAGGTCGAGGCCGCCATCGCCGAGAACCTGTACCGGCTGATGGAAGGCAAGACCGTCATTGCCATCGCCCATCGCCTGTCCACCATCGCCGCGCTTGACCGCCTGGTGGTGATGGACAAGGGACGGATCGTGGAGCAGGGCACCCACGCCCAGCTGCTGGCCGCGGACGGCATCTACGCGCAGTTGTGGCACCGCCAGGTGGGCGGATTCCTGGAATGTACCGACGCGCCGCAGCCCGAGGATAATGCCGCCTATATGCAGCCATAG
- the petA gene encoding ubiquinol-cytochrome c reductase iron-sulfur subunit, producing the protein MSVDHTSEPTRRDFLYIATGAAGAVGAAALAWPFIDQMNPDAATLALAQIDVDVSQIAEGQSITAKWRGRPVFVRQRTPAEIEEAKQVPLADLKDPLARNANLSADAPATDANRAVPEREQWLVMIGVCTHLGCIPLGQAGDYDGWYCPCHGSHYDTAGRIRQGPAPENMHIPVYEFTNDTTIRIG; encoded by the coding sequence GTGAGCGTTGACCACACATCGGAACCCACCCGCCGGGATTTCCTCTACATCGCGACGGGTGCCGCAGGCGCCGTAGGCGCGGCAGCGCTGGCCTGGCCATTCATCGACCAGATGAACCCCGATGCCGCCACGCTGGCGCTGGCCCAGATCGACGTCGATGTCAGCCAGATCGCCGAAGGCCAGTCGATCACCGCGAAATGGCGGGGTCGCCCCGTCTTCGTGCGCCAGCGCACGCCGGCCGAGATCGAGGAAGCCAAGCAGGTTCCGCTCGCAGATCTGAAGGATCCTCTGGCACGCAACGCGAATCTTTCTGCCGATGCGCCCGCCACCGACGCCAACCGCGCCGTTCCGGAGCGGGAGCAGTGGCTGGTCATGATCGGCGTGTGCACGCATCTCGGCTGCATCCCGCTTGGCCAGGCAGGCGATTACGATGGCTGGTACTGCCCGTGCCACGGCTCGCACTACGACACGGCCGGGCGTATCCGCCAGGGCCCGGCACCGGAGAACATGCATATTCCGGTCTATGAATTCACCAATGACACGACTATCCGTATCGGTTGA
- a CDS encoding cytochrome b N-terminal domain-containing protein, whose protein sequence is MSGHSSYVPSTGLTRWIDSRLPLPRLVYDSFIAYPTPRNLNYAYTFGGILSLFLAAQIVTGIVLAMHYAASVDVAFNSVEHIMRDVNWGWLLRYMHANGASFFFIAVYLHIFRGLYYGSYKAPREILWILGVIIFLLMMATAFMGYVLPWGQMSFWGATVITGFFTAFPVIGEPIQTLLLGGFAVDNPTLNRFFALHYLLPFMIAGVVVLHVWALHVAGQTNPTGVEVKTPKDTVPFTPYATIKDAFGMVFFLIFFAYFVFYLPNYLGHPDNYIPANSLQTPAHIVPEWYFLPFYAMLRAITFNIGPIDSKLGGVLVMFGSIIVLFFLPWLDTSKVKSTAYRPVYKVFFWIFAVNAVFLGWLGSRPAEGIYPLLSLIGTIYYFGHFLIVLPVLGLVETPKKLPASITEAVLAKHAARHGGAEAVAKG, encoded by the coding sequence ATGAGTGGTCACTCGTCCTATGTCCCATCCACCGGTCTTACCCGGTGGATCGACTCCCGTCTTCCGCTTCCGCGCCTCGTCTATGATTCGTTCATCGCCTATCCGACGCCGCGCAACCTGAACTACGCCTACACGTTCGGCGGTATTCTTTCCCTGTTCCTGGCGGCGCAGATCGTCACCGGCATCGTGCTGGCGATGCACTACGCCGCTTCGGTGGACGTCGCCTTCAATTCGGTCGAGCACATCATGCGCGACGTGAACTGGGGCTGGCTGCTACGCTACATGCACGCCAACGGCGCTTCCTTCTTCTTCATCGCCGTCTACCTGCATATCTTCCGCGGCCTCTATTACGGGTCGTACAAGGCGCCGCGCGAGATCCTCTGGATTCTCGGCGTCATCATCTTCCTTCTCATGATGGCTACCGCCTTCATGGGTTACGTGCTTCCGTGGGGGCAGATGTCCTTCTGGGGCGCCACCGTCATCACCGGCTTCTTCACCGCCTTCCCGGTCATCGGAGAGCCGATCCAGACGCTGCTGCTCGGCGGTTTCGCCGTGGACAACCCGACGCTCAACCGCTTCTTCGCGCTGCATTACCTGCTGCCCTTCATGATCGCGGGCGTCGTCGTGCTGCACGTCTGGGCGCTGCACGTCGCAGGCCAGACCAACCCCACCGGCGTCGAGGTCAAGACCCCGAAGGACACGGTTCCCTTCACCCCCTACGCGACCATCAAGGACGCGTTCGGCATGGTCTTCTTCCTGATCTTCTTCGCTTATTTCGTCTTCTATCTGCCCAACTATCTGGGCCATCCGGACAATTACATCCCGGCCAACTCGCTGCAGACGCCGGCACACATCGTGCCCGAATGGTACTTCCTGCCCTTCTACGCGATGCTGCGGGCCATCACCTTCAACATCGGCCCGATCGATTCCAAGCTGGGCGGCGTGCTGGTGATGTTCGGCTCGATCATCGTGCTGTTTTTCCTGCCCTGGCTCGACACGTCCAAGGTGAAGTCGACGGCCTATCGCCCGGTCTACAAGGTCTTCTTCTGGATCTTCGCGGTCAACGCCGTCTTCCTCGGGTGGCTCGGTTCGCGTCCGGCCGAGGGCATCTATCCGCTGCTGTCGCTGATCGGCACGATCTACTACTTCGGCCACTTCCTGATCGTCCTGCCCGTTCTGGGCCTGGTCGAGACTCCGAAGAAGCTGCCGGCGTCGATTACGGAGGCCGTGCTGGCCAAGCACGCCGCCCGTCATGGTGGTGCCGAAGCGGTGGCCAAAGGCTGA
- a CDS encoding cytochrome c1, which translates to MKRLLSALLAAAFLAAPLPAFAQTAEPAPAAEAPAPGEAPAASTGVNTVSGEQEGEAHAAEAEEHASPHYPLKKPEHMEWSFAGPFGKWDLGQLQRGMQVYREVCSSCHSLNLVAFRNLEALGYSDAQVRALAAEYQIQDGPDANGEMFERPGIPSDHFPAPFPNPEAAAASNGGAHPPDFSLIAKARAVERGFPTFVFDIFTQYAEGGPDYIHALLTGYGEEPPAGLELQPGTHYNPYFIASSALAMAQPISDGQVTYGDGSPETVDQYSRDIAAFLMWAAEPHLVERKSLGFVVMIFLIGFAGMLYAVKRRVWSKIPH; encoded by the coding sequence ATGAAAAGGCTTCTATCAGCACTCCTTGCGGCGGCATTTCTTGCTGCGCCCCTGCCTGCCTTCGCCCAGACCGCGGAGCCTGCCCCGGCGGCAGAGGCTCCCGCCCCGGGCGAGGCGCCCGCCGCTTCCACCGGCGTCAACACGGTCTCCGGCGAGCAGGAGGGCGAAGCCCATGCCGCCGAGGCGGAAGAGCACGCGTCTCCGCACTATCCGCTCAAGAAACCCGAGCACATGGAGTGGAGCTTTGCCGGCCCGTTCGGCAAGTGGGATCTGGGCCAGTTGCAACGCGGCATGCAGGTGTATCGCGAGGTCTGCTCCTCGTGCCACTCGCTGAACCTCGTCGCCTTCCGCAACCTGGAAGCCCTCGGCTACAGCGATGCGCAGGTTCGCGCCCTCGCTGCCGAATATCAGATCCAGGACGGCCCGGACGCCAATGGCGAAATGTTCGAGCGGCCCGGGATTCCGAGCGATCATTTCCCGGCACCGTTCCCCAACCCGGAAGCGGCTGCCGCGTCCAACGGCGGAGCGCATCCGCCAGACTTCTCGCTCATCGCCAAGGCACGGGCTGTCGAGCGCGGCTTCCCCACCTTCGTGTTCGATATCTTCACCCAGTATGCCGAAGGCGGCCCGGATTACATCCACGCGCTGCTGACCGGCTACGGAGAAGAGCCGCCTGCTGGCCTCGAACTGCAGCCGGGCACGCATTACAACCCCTATTTCATCGCCTCTTCGGCGCTGGCCATGGCGCAACCGATCAGCGATGGGCAGGTCACCTACGGCGACGGATCCCCCGAGACCGTCGATCAGTATTCGCGCGATATCGCGGCCTTCCTGATGTGGGCGGCAGAGCCGCATTTGGTGGAGCGCAAGTCGCTGGGCTTCGTGGTGATGATCTTCCTCATCGGCTTCGCCGGCATGCTCTATGCCGTGAAGCGCCGGGTCTGGTCCAAGATCCCACACTGA
- a CDS encoding AraC family transcriptional regulator — MLHSYRAVYVTGLALLGSAASDVVIGLDLDWSGGAHAPAIVAAGNVLALVTLGVAATVARDSAPDEVASPESRPTPPPVPNGSETLIAGRVEALMRDTELYMDLDLNLARISRRLGLPSRQVSIAINRSHGISVSQYVNEHRVRHASRLLRGTGDSVTAIMLDSGFMTKSNFNREFLRVMGMPPSAWRRAHPHGPTISAEDLHPAAGNETGAPKGP, encoded by the coding sequence GTGCTGCACTCCTACCGCGCCGTGTACGTGACGGGGCTGGCGCTGCTTGGGTCGGCCGCCTCGGATGTCGTTATCGGTCTGGACCTGGACTGGTCCGGAGGCGCTCACGCACCCGCCATCGTTGCAGCCGGAAATGTGCTGGCGCTCGTAACCCTTGGCGTGGCGGCCACGGTGGCGCGCGACAGCGCCCCTGACGAGGTCGCTTCGCCCGAAAGCAGGCCAACCCCGCCGCCCGTCCCCAACGGCAGCGAAACGCTCATTGCCGGGCGTGTCGAAGCGCTCATGCGCGATACCGAGCTTTACATGGATCTGGACCTTAACCTTGCCAGGATTTCCCGAAGGCTCGGGCTACCGTCTCGCCAAGTCTCCATTGCCATAAACCGCAGCCACGGCATCAGCGTATCGCAGTATGTGAATGAGCATCGGGTGCGCCATGCGAGCCGGTTGCTGCGCGGAACGGGCGATAGCGTCACCGCGATCATGCTCGATTCCGGCTTCATGACGAAATCCAACTTCAACCGCGAATTTCTGCGCGTCATGGGCATGCCGCCAAGCGCATGGCGCCGGGCACATCCGCATGGCCCGACAATATCGGCAGAAGACCTGCATCCCGCGGCCGGAAACGAAACAGGGGCCCCGAAAGGCCCCTGA
- a CDS encoding MaoC family dehydratase, with protein sequence MSFFDDIVIGEPVEIGTHLFTAEEIVRFARAFDPQPFHLDAEAAKASLFGGLCASGWHTTAVFMKLNVAFMAATAARRAAEGLDEPQWGPSPGVRNIKWLRPVYAGDRITYRTTATAKRLSQRRHGWAVIDSRVDAETQDGKAALGFDASVFLRTA encoded by the coding sequence ATGAGCTTCTTCGACGATATCGTCATCGGCGAACCGGTAGAGATCGGCACGCACCTCTTCACGGCGGAAGAGATCGTGCGCTTTGCACGCGCCTTCGATCCGCAGCCATTCCACCTCGATGCGGAGGCCGCGAAAGCCAGCCTGTTCGGCGGCCTTTGCGCGTCCGGATGGCATACGACGGCCGTCTTCATGAAGCTCAACGTGGCGTTCATGGCGGCCACCGCGGCTCGGCGCGCCGCCGAAGGGCTTGACGAGCCCCAATGGGGCCCCTCGCCCGGTGTCCGCAACATCAAGTGGCTGCGGCCCGTCTATGCCGGCGACCGGATTACCTATCGCACGACGGCGACGGCCAAGCGCCTGTCGCAACGCCGGCACGGATGGGCCGTCATCGACAGCCGCGTCGATGCCGAGACCCAGGACGGCAAAGCCGCCCTTGGTTTCGACGCAAGCGTTTTCCTGCGCACCGCCTAG
- a CDS encoding MaoC family dehydratase, with product MFEDFPVGTRLPMGPYPVTREEIVAFAQEYDPQPMHLDEDAAAGSLLGGLSASGWHVCGMMMRMMCDAFIHSSSSQGSPGVDFVNWLAPVRPGDSLTGETEVLGARGSASRPRIGFLKLRTWLQNQAGERVVESEYSVMLLRREAA from the coding sequence ATGTTCGAGGATTTCCCGGTCGGGACACGCCTGCCCATGGGCCCCTATCCGGTGACGCGCGAGGAGATCGTCGCCTTCGCGCAGGAGTACGACCCGCAGCCGATGCATCTTGACGAGGATGCGGCCGCCGGCAGCCTTCTGGGCGGCCTGTCGGCATCGGGCTGGCATGTCTGCGGCATGATGATGCGGATGATGTGCGATGCCTTCATCCATTCCTCGTCCTCGCAGGGGTCGCCGGGCGTCGACTTCGTCAACTGGCTGGCGCCGGTGCGCCCCGGTGACAGCCTGACGGGGGAAACCGAGGTGCTGGGCGCGCGCGGTTCCGCGTCCCGCCCCCGTATCGGTTTCCTGAAGCTGCGGACATGGTTGCAGAACCAGGCTGGCGAGCGGGTGGTCGAGAGCGAGTACAGCGTGATGCTGCTAAGGCGCGAGGCCGCATGA
- the ychF gene encoding redox-regulated ATPase YchF: MGFRCGIVGLPNVGKSTLFNALTKTAAAQAANYPFCTIEPNTGDVGVPDSRLAEISRIGKSAQIIPTRITFVDIAGLVRGASKGEGLGNQFLANIREVDAIAHVLRCFENDDITHVEGRIDPVADAETVETELMLSDLESIERRIVNTRKRAAGKDKESIAQLPVMEAVLAKLQTGEPARTLIAGFDADERSQLRNLNLLTSKPVLYVCNVAEEDAATGNAYSAAVAAMAEKQGARSVVISAAIEAEIAQLPDDEVGDYLEAMGLTEPGLDRLIRAGYDLLDLITYFTVGPKETRAWTILRGYKAPQAAGVIHTDFEKGFIRAQTIAYDDFVRLGGESAAKEAGKARDEGKEYVVQDGDIMMFKFNV, encoded by the coding sequence ATGGGTTTTCGCTGCGGTATCGTCGGTCTGCCGAATGTCGGCAAGTCCACCCTCTTCAACGCGCTCACCAAGACGGCCGCCGCGCAAGCCGCGAATTACCCGTTCTGCACCATCGAGCCGAATACGGGCGATGTCGGCGTACCGGATTCGCGTCTTGCGGAAATCTCCCGCATCGGCAAGTCCGCGCAGATCATTCCGACGCGGATCACGTTCGTGGATATTGCCGGCCTCGTGCGGGGCGCATCCAAGGGTGAGGGGCTCGGCAATCAGTTCCTTGCCAATATCCGCGAAGTCGACGCCATCGCGCACGTGCTTCGCTGTTTCGAGAACGACGACATCACCCATGTCGAAGGCCGGATCGATCCGGTTGCAGACGCCGAGACCGTCGAGACCGAACTGATGCTGTCGGATCTCGAAAGCATCGAGCGGCGCATCGTCAACACGCGCAAGCGCGCCGCTGGCAAGGACAAGGAGTCCATTGCCCAGTTGCCGGTGATGGAAGCGGTCCTGGCCAAGCTTCAGACCGGCGAGCCTGCGCGCACGCTGATCGCCGGCTTCGACGCGGACGAGCGAAGCCAGCTGCGCAACCTGAACCTTCTGACCTCCAAGCCCGTCCTGTATGTCTGCAACGTGGCCGAAGAGGATGCCGCAACCGGCAATGCCTATTCGGCCGCCGTCGCGGCCATGGCGGAAAAGCAGGGAGCGCGCAGCGTCGTCATTTCCGCCGCCATCGAGGCCGAGATCGCCCAATTGCCCGATGACGAGGTCGGCGACTATCTCGAGGCCATGGGCCTGACGGAGCCCGGGCTGGACCGGCTGATCCGCGCCGGCTACGACCTGCTGGATCTCATTACCTATTTCACGGTCGGGCCGAAGGAGACGCGCGCCTGGACCATCCTGCGGGGTTACAAGGCGCCGCAGGCGGCCGGCGTCATCCACACCGACTTCGAGAAGGGCTTCATCCGCGCCCAAACCATCGCCTATGACGATTTCGTACGGCTAGGCGGAGAATCCGCCGCAAAGGAAGCCGGCAAGGCACGGGACGAAGGTAAGGAATACGTCGTCCAGGATGGCGATATCATGATGTTCAAGTTCAACGTCTGA